Proteins from one Syngnathus scovelli strain Florida chromosome 9, RoL_Ssco_1.2, whole genome shotgun sequence genomic window:
- the stmn2a gene encoding stathmin-2a isoform X2, whose translation MAKTATAYKEKMKELSVLSLICSCFYPEPRNKILNELEADIEVKPINKRASGQAFEVILKPLSPVSDVSHNLASPPKRDISLDDIEKKLEAAEERRKLQETQVLEALAKKREHERVVLVKALEENNNFSKMAEEKLQMKMEQIKENRDAYLTAMMERLQEKERHAALVRRNKEMREVMTA comes from the exons ATGGCCAAAACAGCAACCg CTTACAAGGAGAAAATGAAGGAGCTTTCCGTCCTCTCGCTCATCTGCTCCTGCTTTTACCCGGAACCACGCAACAAGATCCTGAATGAGTTGGAAG CAGATATTGAGGTGAAGCCAATCAACAAGCGGGCTTCCGGACAGGCGTTTGAGGTGATTCTCAAGCCCCTGTCTCCAGTATCAGATGTCAGCCACAACCTGGCTTCTCCCCCTAAGAGGGACATCTCCTTGGATGACATTGAGAAGAAACTGGAGGCAGCTGAAGAGCGGAGAAAG ctccagGAAACACAGGTGCTGGAGGCTTTGGCCAAAAAGCGAGAGCATGAGAGGGTCGTGCTGGTCAAGGCTTTGGAGGAGAACAACAACTTCAGCAAGATGGCTGAGGAGAAGCTCCAAATGAAGATGGAGCAGATTAAGGAGAACCGCGACGCCTATCTGACAGCCATGATGGAGCGTCTACAGGAGAAG GAGAGACACGCAGCGTTGGTGCGCAGAAACAAAGAGATGAGGGAAGTGATGACAGCGTGA
- the LOC125975372 gene encoding gastrula zinc finger protein XlCGF57.1 isoform X2 has protein sequence MFARTTAEYVKEEDHSHQRLEDLWLQPYVVLHRVDISEAIRPNHQEPERTCINEEDGKELVHHIKEQMEQTFLCTIKEEEEPERLCIKKGEDSCDIKEEEDTFEMLSTGVPMKSLDEGQQEVSKGAEPPSCSSTQQMTREGDGDHCGGSQAAPPSDSDDVKKKYSCSDCGQKFSRRETLKTHTRIHTGEKPFSCSVCGQRFSRSGSLKSHTRIHTGEKPFSCSVCGQKFSQKGHLIMHTRIHTGEKPYSCSVCGQKFSDRGHLKRHTIIHTGEKPFSCSYCGQKFSLRGHLKRHTRIHTGEKPFPCSVCGHKFGHKEDLNKHTRMHTGEKPFSCSVCGQRFSHKGDLNRHTRVHTGEKPFSCSVCGQKFSHKTDLNSHTRVHTGVKPLSCSVCGKRFVVKQSLKRHIRIHTGENSVACSAKENSEYVGEMSNDS, from the exons ATGTTTGCACGGACCACAGCAGAGTACGTGAAGGAAGAGGACCATAGTCATCAACGACTGGAAGATCTTTGGCTGCAGCCATATGTTGTGTTACACAGAGTTG acattaGTGAAGCCATTCGTCCTAACCATCAGGAGCCGGAGCGCACATGCATTAATGAGGAAGATGGCAAAGAGCTTGTCCACCACATCAAAGAACAAATGGAGCAGACGTTTCTTTGCACcataaaagaggaggaagagccggAGCGGCTTTGTATTAAAAAAGGAGAAGACTCCTGCGACattaaagaggaggaggataccTTCGAGATGCTATCGACTGGTGTTCCTATGAAGAGTTTAGATGAGGGTCAACAGGAAGTGAGCAAAGGGGCGGAGCCGCCAAGCTGCAGCTCAACTCAACAAATGACCAGAGAAGGTgatggagaccactgtggaggATCACAAGCAGCTCCACCATCAGATAGTGATGACGTGAagaaaaaatattcctgctcagattgtggccaaaaattctctcggagGGAAACTCTAAAAACGCACacgagaatccacactggtgagaaacctttttcatgctcggtttgtggccaaagatttagTCGAAGTGGAAGTTTAAAATCACACacgagaatccacactggtgagaaacctttttcatgttcagtttgtggacaaaaattctctcagaagggacatttaattatgcacacaagaatccacactggcgagaaaccttattcatgctcagtttgtggccaaaaattctctgataggggacatttaaaaaggcacacaataatccacactggcgagaaacctttttcatgctcatattgtggccaaaaattctctctgcGCGggcatttaaaaaggcacacaagaatccacactggtgagaaacctttcccatgctcagtttgtggccataaATTTGGTCATAAGGAAGATTTAAACAAGCACACAAGAATGCACaccggcgagaaacctttttcatgctcagtttgtggccaaagattcagtCATAAGGGAGATTTAAACAGGCACACAAgagtccacactggcgagaaacctttttcatgctcagtttgtggccaaaagttcAGTCATAAGACAGATTTAAACAGCCACACAAGAGTCCACACTGGTGTGAAACCTttatcatgctcagtttgtggcaaacgTTTTGTAGTGAAGCAAAGCTTAAAAAGACAtataagaatccacactggcgagaactcTGTCGCCTGCTCAGCCAAAGAGAATTCCGAGTATGTTGGGGAGATGAGCAATGATTCGTGA
- the LOC137839491 gene encoding gastrula zinc finger protein XlCGF57.1-like, giving the protein MFARTTAEYVEEEDHSHQRPEDLWLQPYVVLHRVDISEAIRPKHQEPERTFIKEEDLGREVHHLNEQMVQTHLYTVKEEEEPEWPCIKEEGEDSCDIKEEEDTFKMPSTGVNVKSLDEGQQEVSKGAEPPSCSSTQQMTTEGDRDHCGGSQAPQPLDSDSVMKNFSCSVCGQKFAQRKHLKKHTRIHPGEKPFSCSVCGQKFSHGGYLKRHTRIHTGEKPFSCTVCGQKFSEERYLKRHTRTHTGEKPLSCTVCGQKFSKEKYLKRHTRIHTGEKLFPCSVCGQKFSDRGHLKMHARIHTGEKPFSCSDCGQKFAWEGNLKSHTRIHTGEKLFPCSVCGKKFSRKTHLKSHTRIHTGEKPFLCSVCGQQFSQKGTLTLHTRFHTGEKPFPCSFCGQRYTEERYLKRHTIIHTGEKPFSCSVCGKRFARKKTLILHTRTHTGEKPFL; this is encoded by the exons ATGTTTGCAAGGACCACAGCAGAGTACGTGGAGGAAGAGGACCATAGTCATCAACGACCGGAAGATCTTTGGCTGCAGCCATATGTTGTGTTACACAGAGTTG ACATTAGTGAAGCTATTCGCCCTAAGCATCAGGAGCCGGAGCGCACATTCATTAAAGAGGAAGATTTGGGCAGAGAGGTCCACCACTTGAATGAACAAATGGTGCAGACGCATCTTTACACCgtaaaagaggaggaagagccggAGTGGCCTTGTAttaaagaggagggagaagacTCCTGCGACattaaagaggaggaggataccTTCAAGATGCCATCGACCGGTGTTAATGTGAAGAGTTTAGATGAGGGTCAACAGGAAGTGAGCAAAGGGGCGGAGCctccaagctgcagctcaaCTCAACAAATGACCACAGAAGGTGATAGAGACCACTGTGGAGGATCACAAGCACCTCAACCATTAGATAGTGATAGTGTGATGAAAaacttttcatgctcagtttgtgggcaAAAATTTGCTCAGAGGAAACATTTGAaaaagcacacaagaatccaccctggtgagaaacctttttcatgctcagtttgtggccaaaaattctctcacggGGGatatttaaaaaggcacacgagaattcacactggggagaaacctttttcatgcacagtttgtggccaaaaattctctgaggaaagatatttaaaaaggcacacaagaacccacactggggagaaacctttGTCATgcacagtttgtggccaaaaattctctaaggaaaaatatttaaaaaggcacacaagaatccacactggtgagaaactttttccatgctcagtttgtggccaaaaattctctgacaggggacatttaaaaatgcacgcgAGAattcacactggcgagaaacctttttcatgctcagattgCGGCCAAAAATTCGCTTGGGAGGGCAATTTAAAAagtcacacaagaatccacactggtgagaaactttttccatgctcagtttgtggcaaaaaattCTCTCGGAAGACACATTTGAAAtcgcatacaagaatccacactggagagaaaccttttttatgctcagtttgtggccaacaattctctcagaagggaacTCTTACACTTCATACAAgattccacactggcgagaaaccttttccatgctcattttgtggtcaaagatACACTGAGGAAAGatatttaaaaaggcacacaataatccacacaggtgagaaacctttttcatgctcagtttgtggcaaaagatTTGCTCGGAAGAAAACTCTAATActtcatacaagaacccacactggtgagaaaccttttttgtga
- the LOC125975372 gene encoding gastrula zinc finger protein XlCGF57.1 isoform X1: protein MFARTSAEYVNEEDHCHQRLEALWLQPYVVLRRVDISEAIRPKHPEPERTCINEEDGKELVHHIKEQMVQTFLCTIKEEEEPERLCIKEGEDSCDIKEKEDTFEMLSTGVPMKSLDEGQHEVIKEVAPPSCSSSQQMTREGDGDHCGGSQAAPPSASDDVKKKYSCSDCGQKFSRRETLKMHTRIHTGEKSFSCSVCGQKFSDGGNLKRHTRIHTGEKRFPCSVCGQRFSKLGHSKRHTRTHTGEKPFSCSVCGQKFAQKETLTLHTRTHTGEKPFSCSVCGQLFSGKGALTIHTRIHTGEKPYSCSLCGQKFTQLGHLIMHTRIHTGEKPFSCSVCGQKFAQKGTLTLHTRTHTGEKPFSCSVCGQIFSGKGALTIHTRIHTGEKPYSCSLCGQKFTQKVHLITHTRIHTGEKAFTCSVCGKTFSERKHLKVHTRIHTGEKPFSCSVCGQKFSHKGTLTSHTRIHTGEKPFSCSVCGQKFKEKNNLNKHTRIHREEKHFPCSVCGKRFAVKQSLKSHIRIHTDKNPVACSAKENSECVGEMNNDS, encoded by the exons ATGTTTGCAAGGACCTCAGCAGAGTACGTGAATGAAGAGGACCATTGTCATCAACGGCTGGAAGCTCTTTGGCTGCAGCCATATGTTGTGTTACGCAGAGTTG acatcagtgaAGCTATTCGTCCTAAGCATCCGGAGCCGGAGCGCACATGCATTAATGAGGAAGATGGCAAAGAGCTTGTCCACCACATCAAAGAACAAATGGTGCAGACGTTTCTTTGCACcataaaagaggaggaagagccggAGCGGCTTTGTATTAAAGAAGGAGAAGACTCCTGCGACATTAAAGAGAAGGAGGATACCTTCGAGATGCTATCGACTGGTGTTCCTATGAAGAGTTTAGATGAGGGTCAACATGAGGTGATCAAAGAGGTGGCGCCGCCAAGTTGCAGTTCAAGTCAACAAATGACCAGAGAAGGTgatggagaccactgtggaggATCACAAGCAGCTCCACCATCAGCTAGTGATGACGTGAagaaaaaatattcctgctcagattgtggccaaaaattctctcggagGGAAACTCTAAAAATGCACacgagaatccacactggtgagaaatctttttcatgctcagtttgtggccaaaaattctctgacgGGGGAAAtttaaaaagacacacaagaatccacactggtgagaaacgttttccatgctcagtttgtggccaaagattctccaaGTTGGGACATtcaaaaaggcacacaagaacccacactggtgagaaacctttttcatgctcagtttgtggccaaaaatttgcTCAGAAGGAAACTCTAACActtcatacaagaacccacactggtgaaaaacctttttcatgctcagtttgtggccaattaTTTTCAGGGAAGGGAGCTCTAACAattcacacaagaatccacactggtgagaaaccttattcatgctcactttgtggccaaaaattcactcAGTTGGGACATTTAATtatgcacacaagaatccatactggcgagaaacctttttcatgctcagtttgtggccaaaaatttgcTCAGAAGGGAACTCTAACACTTCATactagaacccacactggtgaaaaacctttttcatgctcagtttgtggccaaatatttTCAGGCAAGGGAGCTCTAACAattcacacaagaatccacactggtgagaaaccttattcatgctcactttgtggccaaaaattcactcAGAAGGTACATTTAATtacgcacacaagaatccacactggggaGAAAGCTTTTacttgctcagtttgtggcaaaacaTTCTCCGAGCGGAAACATTTAAAagtgcacacaagaatccacactggagagaaacctttttcatgctcagtttgtggccaaaaattcagtCATAAGGGAACTCTAAcaagtcatacaagaatccacactggcgagaaacctttttcatgctcagtttgtggccaaaaattcaaaGAGAAGAATAATTTAAAcaagcacacaagaatccacagagAAGAGAAACATTttccatgctcagtttgtggcaaaagatTTGCAGTGAAGCAAAGCTTAAAAAGTCATATAAGAATCCACACTGACAAGAACCCTGTTGCCTGTTCAGCCAAAGAGAATTCCGAGTGTGTTGGGGAGATGAACAATGATTCGTGA
- the LOC125975372 gene encoding gastrula zinc finger protein XlCGF57.1 isoform X3: MFARTSAEYVNEEDHCHQRLEALWLQPYVVLRRVDISEAIRPNHQEPERTCINEEDGKELVHHIKEQMEQTFLCTIKEEEEPERLCIKKGEDSCDIKEEEDTFEMLSTGVPMKSLDEGQQEVSKGAEPPSCSSTQQMTREGDGDHCGGSQAAPPSDSDDVKKKYSCSDCGQKFSRRETLKTHTRIHTGEKPFSCSVCGQRFSRSGSLKSHTRIHTGEKPFSCSVCGQKFSQKGHLIMHTRIHTGEKPYSCSVCGQKFSDRGHLKRHTIIHTGEKPFSCSYCGQKFSLRGHLKRHTRIHTGEKPFPCSVCGHKFGHKEDLNKHTRMHTGEKPFSCSVCGQRFSHKGDLNRHTRVHTGEKPFSCSVCGQKFSHKTDLNSHTRVHTGVKPLSCSVCGKRFVVKQSLKRHIRIHTGENSVACSAKENSEYVGEMSNDS; this comes from the exons ATGTTTGCAAGGACCTCAGCAGAGTACGTGAATGAAGAGGACCATTGTCATCAACGGCTGGAAGCTCTTTGGCTGCAGCCATATGTTGTGTTACGCAGAGTTG acattaGTGAAGCCATTCGTCCTAACCATCAGGAGCCGGAGCGCACATGCATTAATGAGGAAGATGGCAAAGAGCTTGTCCACCACATCAAAGAACAAATGGAGCAGACGTTTCTTTGCACcataaaagaggaggaagagccggAGCGGCTTTGTATTAAAAAAGGAGAAGACTCCTGCGACattaaagaggaggaggataccTTCGAGATGCTATCGACTGGTGTTCCTATGAAGAGTTTAGATGAGGGTCAACAGGAAGTGAGCAAAGGGGCGGAGCCGCCAAGCTGCAGCTCAACTCAACAAATGACCAGAGAAGGTgatggagaccactgtggaggATCACAAGCAGCTCCACCATCAGATAGTGATGACGTGAagaaaaaatattcctgctcagattgtggccaaaaattctctcggagGGAAACTCTAAAAACGCACacgagaatccacactggtgagaaacctttttcatgctcggtttgtggccaaagatttagTCGAAGTGGAAGTTTAAAATCACACacgagaatccacactggtgagaaacctttttcatgttcagtttgtggacaaaaattctctcagaagggacatttaattatgcacacaagaatccacactggcgagaaaccttattcatgctcagtttgtggccaaaaattctctgataggggacatttaaaaaggcacacaataatccacactggcgagaaacctttttcatgctcatattgtggccaaaaattctctctgcGCGggcatttaaaaaggcacacaagaatccacactggtgagaaacctttcccatgctcagtttgtggccataaATTTGGTCATAAGGAAGATTTAAACAAGCACACAAGAATGCACaccggcgagaaacctttttcatgctcagtttgtggccaaagattcagtCATAAGGGAGATTTAAACAGGCACACAAgagtccacactggcgagaaacctttttcatgctcagtttgtggccaaaagttcAGTCATAAGACAGATTTAAACAGCCACACAAGAGTCCACACTGGTGTGAAACCTttatcatgctcagtttgtggcaaacgTTTTGTAGTGAAGCAAAGCTTAAAAAGACAtataagaatccacactggcgagaactcTGTCGCCTGCTCAGCCAAAGAGAATTCCGAGTATGTTGGGGAGATGAGCAATGATTCGTGA
- the LOC125975419 gene encoding protein FAM8A1, whose product MADSENTNMMDSDKSKASNALKHRGGEDPQREDKPKDEKDVPEKCTTAEYCEKLQAWMCQYSTGYVTWQSWLAASAAMSYPCVLQSSNVPSTSRFDPSGQYFGVPSSLNAATSGSPSSQRGEAAGGAAVPTQPQQLPQENGNARRPGREYTIPSPLQRLLAEVVDFFILFFIKATIIISIMHLSGIKDVSKFAMHFIIDEIDEETSMEELQKMMLVALVYPILVCFYEIVCIWGAGGATPGKFLIGLRVVTCDSSVLVQPNRVLVVPATDVSLSASTVRALSKNFSIAFFFPAFVTLLFFQHNRTVYDMVAGTIVVKRSRVR is encoded by the exons ATGGCGGACAgtgaaaacacaaacatgatgGACTCCGATAAAAGTAAAGCTTCTAATGCGCTtaaacaccgcggaggagaAGATCCACAGAGAGAAGACAAACCCAAAGACGAGAAAGATGTACCTGAAAAGTGCACCACCGCGGAGTATTGTGAGAAGTTACAGGCGTGGATGTGTCAATACTCCACCGGCTATGTGACTTGGCAGAGCTGGCTGGCGGCGTCAGCAGCCATGTCCTACCCGTGTGTTTTACAGTCATCAAACGTACCGTCGACATCGCGTTTCGATCCCAGCGGTCAATACTTCGGTGTCCCGTCATCGCTCAATGCAGCCACCTCTGGATCCCCGAGTAGCCAAAGAGGTGAAGCTGCGGGCGGGGCTGCAGTGCCCACTCAGCCGCAGCAGCTGCCACAGGAGAATGGCAACGCACGTAGGCCAG GTCGAGAGTACACCATCCCCTCACCTCTCCAAAGACTCCTGGCTGAAGTTGTGgactttttcattttattttttatcaaagCAACCATTATCATTAGTATTATGCACCTGAGTGGAATAAA GGATGTATCCAAGTTTGCGATGCATTTTATCATCGATGAAATAGATGAGGAAACGTCGATGGAGGAGTTGCAGAAAATGATGCTGGTTGCTCTCGTGTACCCAATATTAGTTTGTTTTTATGAG ATTGTGTGTATTTGGGGAGCTGGAGGAGCCACCCCAGGAAAATTCCTTATTGGACTCCGTGTTGTGACATGCGACTCTTCGGTTCTGGTTCAGCCCAACCGGGTTCTCGTGGTGCCGGCAACTGATGTGTCTCTGTCTGC ATCAACTGTGCGAGCCCTGAGCAAGAACTTTTCAATCGCCTTCTTCTTCCCGGCTTTCGTCACGCTTCTGTTCTTCCAGCATAACAGGACTGTGTACGACATGGTCGCTGGCACCATTGTTGTCAAGCGGTCCAGGGTCAGATGA
- the fabp4b gene encoding fatty acid binding protein 4b, with the protein MVEQFVGTWKLTASENFDEYMKAIGVGFATRQMGNMVKPNLVISVDDAGLITMRSESTFKTKEIKFKLNEEFDESTADDRNTKTIFTFENGKLVQKQTWDGKSTTMEREIQEGKLEAKCIMGDVVALRTYEKEA; encoded by the exons ATGGTTGAGCAATTTGTCGGAACCTGGAAGCTGACTGCCAGTGAGAATTTTGATGAATACATGAAGGCGATTG GTGTGGGATTTGCCACCCGGCAGATGGGAAACATGGTCAAGCCCAACCTTGTGATCAGCGTGGATGATGCAGGCCTCATCACCATGAGGTCCGAGAGCACtttcaagaccaaggaaatcaaatTCAAGCTCAACGAGGAATTCGATGAGAGCACGGCAGATGACCGAAACACCAAG ACCATCTTCACTTTTGAGAATGGCAAACTTGTGCAGAAGCAGACGTGGGATGGCAAGTCTACAACAATGGAACGAGAGATCCAGGAAGGCAAACTGGAAGCT AAATGTATCATGGGTGATGTTGTTGCATTGAGGACCTATGAGAAGGAAGCTTAA
- the LOC125975423 gene encoding hairy/enhancer-of-split related with YRPW motif protein 1, with product MKRSSNYSSSDSDLDDNIEVEKDSGDENGPADSHGSMSPSTTTTQVQARKRRRGIIEKRRRDRINNSLSELRRLVPSAFEKQGSAKLEKAEILQMTVDHLKMLHASGGKGYFEAHALAKDYRSLGFRECLAETARFLSIMEGRDSADPLRIRLVSHLSNYASQREVQAGLEHLAWGSAFGGAPAPMPHPLLLQPPQGRTPVSRGNSRPPSTSSSETSVTPRLLPPTESLRAPPNGSLPLSVGTSKLSPPLLSSLSSLSAFPLSFGAFPLVSPAALGAVGPPSTLSKPYRPWGTEIGAF from the exons ATGAAGCGAAGCAGCAATTACAGCTCGTCCGACAGCGACTTGGACGACAACATCGAAGTGGAGAAAGACAGCGGGGACGAAAATGG ACCGGCGGATTCTCACGGTTCAATGTCACCGTCCACGACCACCACTCAAGTTCAAGCCAGAAAACGACGTAGAGGA atcATTGAGAAAAGAAGACGGGACCGCATTAATAATAGTCTGTCTGAGCTGAGGAGACTGGTGCCGAGTGCTTTTGAGAAACAG GGGTCAGCTAAATTGGAAAAAGCCGAAATACTGCAAATGACTGTGGACCATCTGAAGATGCTCCATGCATCTGGAGGCAAAG GTTACTTCGAGGCACACGCCCTGGCGAAGGATTACCGCAGTCTTGGCTTCAGGGAGTGTTTGGCCGAGacagctcgcttcctgagcatcaTGGAGGGCCGGGACAGCGCAGACCCCCTCCGCATACGTCTGGTGTCCCACCTGAGCAACTACGCGTCTCAGAGGGAGGTGCAGGCCGGACTGGAACACTTAGCCTGGGGCTCGGCCTTCGGTGGCGCCCCTGCTCCCATGCCCCATCCCCTCCTCCTGCAACCCCCCCAGGGCAGGACACCAGTATCCAGAGGGAACAGccgcccaccttccacgtcgtcCTCGGAGACCTCGGTGACACCCAGACTCCTGCCCCCGACGGAGTCTCTCAGGGCGCCCCCCAACGGCTCGCTGCCCCTCAGCGTGGGGACGTCCAAGCTCTCGCCGCCCCTCTTGTCGTCCCTCTCCTCGCTGTCGGCCTTCCCCCTCTCTTTCGGCGCTTTCCCACTCGTATCCCCGGCGGCCCTCGGCGCAGTCGGCCCCCCCTCCACCCTGTCCAAGCCTTACAGGCCGTGGGGCACGGAGATTGGAGCTTTTTGA
- the stmn2a gene encoding stathmin-2a isoform X1, with protein MAKTATAYKEKMKELSVLSLICSCFYPEPRNKILNELEAADIEVKPINKRASGQAFEVILKPLSPVSDVSHNLASPPKRDISLDDIEKKLEAAEERRKLQETQVLEALAKKREHERVVLVKALEENNNFSKMAEEKLQMKMEQIKENRDAYLTAMMERLQEKERHAALVRRNKEMREVMTA; from the exons ATGGCCAAAACAGCAACCg CTTACAAGGAGAAAATGAAGGAGCTTTCCGTCCTCTCGCTCATCTGCTCCTGCTTTTACCCGGAACCACGCAACAAGATCCTGAATGAGTTGGAAG CAGCAGATATTGAGGTGAAGCCAATCAACAAGCGGGCTTCCGGACAGGCGTTTGAGGTGATTCTCAAGCCCCTGTCTCCAGTATCAGATGTCAGCCACAACCTGGCTTCTCCCCCTAAGAGGGACATCTCCTTGGATGACATTGAGAAGAAACTGGAGGCAGCTGAAGAGCGGAGAAAG ctccagGAAACACAGGTGCTGGAGGCTTTGGCCAAAAAGCGAGAGCATGAGAGGGTCGTGCTGGTCAAGGCTTTGGAGGAGAACAACAACTTCAGCAAGATGGCTGAGGAGAAGCTCCAAATGAAGATGGAGCAGATTAAGGAGAACCGCGACGCCTATCTGACAGCCATGATGGAGCGTCTACAGGAGAAG GAGAGACACGCAGCGTTGGTGCGCAGAAACAAAGAGATGAGGGAAGTGATGACAGCGTGA